The following proteins are encoded in a genomic region of Narcine bancroftii isolate sNarBan1 unplaced genomic scaffold, sNarBan1.hap1 Scaffold_164, whole genome shotgun sequence:
- the LOC138750530 gene encoding uncharacterized protein: MTAWCKGDTQCVPVPLMDHIFPLLPPACMLQPTTIAKAGIQWFCKRWSTTDSGELSLYWSLSHHISMSITSLCFPFTLQLLRCVCWLGSTHDARVLANSPLYRKEEDQGGYHFPPDVSKDVNGVEVPTHLVGHLAYPLRNWLMKGFTQHQGLDLDQQRFNKALNSARIVVEHAYCRLNGCRWCLSNRLDISTTLVPGVVFARCVLHNICEINKEDFLSEWTLVEADGPAPISTDCRNQQAHGHQAIHSAILSIL; encoded by the exons ATGACAGCTTGGTgcaaaggggatacccaatgtgtgccggtgccattgatggatcacatattcccattattgcccccagcttgcatgctgcagcctactacaattGCAAAGGCTGGCATTCAATGGTTCTGCAAGCGGTGGTcgaccacagattctggtgagctaagcctttattggtctttatcacatcacatctcaatgtctatcacttcactgtgctttccattcacgttacagcttctcagatgtgtttgttgGCTGGGCAGTACCCATGATGCccgagtgcttgccaactctcctctgtatagaaaggAAGAGGACCAGGGCGGATACCACTTCCCACCTGAT gtgtccaaggatgttaatggagtggaggtTCCAACGCATCTTGTGGGTCATCTGGCATATCCACTACGaaattggctgatgaaggggttcacacagcaccaaggactggatctggatcagcaaagatttaacaaggcccttaattctgcaaggatagtggtggaacatgcatatTGCCGTCTAAATGGCTGCCGGTGGTGCCTGTCCAACCGTCTGGATATCTCTACCACCTTAGTCCCAGGTGTTGTGTTTGCTCGCTGTgtcctgcacaatatatgtgagattaacaaggaagactttCTGTCAGAGTGGAcgttggttgaagcagatggtcctgcacccattagcacagattgtcgcaatcagcaggcccatgggcaccaggccatccattctgccattttgtccatcctgtaa